In Anaerobacillus sp. CMMVII, a single window of DNA contains:
- a CDS encoding redox-sensing transcriptional repressor Rex, whose product MNIDQTKIPQATAKRLPLYYRFLENLQASGKQRVSSSELSEAVKVDSATIRRDFSYFGALGKKGYGYNVNYLLTFFRKTLDQDEVTNVALIGVGNLGTAFLHYNFSKNNSTRIELAFDVDENKVGTELGSVPIYHLDDLEKVLDSSISVAILTVPSSVAQKVADRLVACGIKGILNFTPARLSVPKNIRVHHIDLSVELQSLIYFLKHYPM is encoded by the coding sequence ATGAATATCGATCAAACGAAAATTCCTCAAGCAACGGCAAAACGGTTGCCTTTGTATTATCGATTTTTAGAAAATTTACAAGCGTCTGGGAAGCAAAGAGTTTCGTCTTCGGAATTAAGTGAAGCCGTAAAAGTAGATTCAGCAACGATTCGTCGAGATTTCTCCTACTTTGGTGCACTTGGGAAAAAGGGGTATGGATACAATGTAAATTATCTATTAACCTTTTTTAGAAAAACATTAGACCAGGATGAGGTTACGAATGTCGCACTAATCGGTGTCGGAAACTTAGGGACAGCATTTTTGCATTACAATTTCTCAAAGAATAATAGTACAAGAATTGAACTAGCTTTTGATGTCGATGAAAATAAAGTCGGGACTGAGCTTGGAAGCGTTCCTATTTATCATTTAGATGATTTAGAAAAAGTTTTAGACTCTTCTATTTCAGTCGCGATATTAACTGTACCGTCATCCGTTGCTCAAAAGGTAGCAGATCGTTTGGTTGCTTGTGGTATAAAAGGAATTTTGAATTTCACACCAGCCAGACTATCAGTACCAAAGAACATCCGAGTTCATCATATTGATCTATCGGTTGAACTTCAGTCATTAATTTATTTTCTTAAGCATTATCCAATGTAA
- a CDS encoding MDR family MFS transporter produces the protein MRKLFPEKWLVVIAVLLGTFTIILNNSMLNPAVPHLMKVFEADAVATGWVITIFMVTMGITMPLTGYLGDKFGKKKLYLSGLVIFIIGSILGSFSWDLSSLIFFRGIQGIAGGIMMPLSMALIFEVFPRHERGLATGIWGVAAMMAPTIGPTIGGFIIESGSWQWLFLVNVPTGALGILIGAMYLKNTNRVQGITFDKWGFASVTVGVGAILYALGRVSAIEHLIQPLNLTLIIIGIVSLYLFVKIENHQEQPLLDLSIFKNKAYTYSVWISISTSLALFGGIFLIPLLIQHVYGLGPVVTGLVFLPAALFTGIFMTIGGRLLDRKGPLLVVTSGLVMIAVPTIALGFTTMETSLAMIFLLMALRGIGQGFSTMPATTAGMNAIPEKFISRGSAMNNVLRQISSALGIVFISIYYEVRKVQVFPNVGTMEEASLQAINEGFLLLGVIAILTIPLGLLIGRASEKQERKTTLSA, from the coding sequence ATGAGAAAATTGTTTCCTGAAAAATGGCTTGTAGTGATAGCAGTATTATTAGGAACTTTTACAATTATTTTAAACAACAGCATGTTAAATCCGGCAGTTCCCCATTTGATGAAGGTATTTGAAGCTGATGCGGTAGCTACCGGATGGGTAATTACAATCTTCATGGTAACGATGGGAATAACCATGCCATTAACCGGCTACTTAGGAGATAAATTCGGAAAGAAAAAGCTTTATTTGAGCGGTTTAGTAATCTTTATCATCGGCTCTATTTTAGGCTCGTTTTCTTGGGACCTTAGTTCCCTTATATTTTTCCGGGGCATTCAAGGAATCGCTGGTGGAATTATGATGCCATTATCAATGGCACTTATCTTTGAAGTATTTCCAAGACATGAGCGGGGACTTGCCACAGGTATCTGGGGCGTTGCAGCGATGATGGCGCCTACGATTGGGCCTACGATTGGTGGATTTATTATTGAATCTGGCAGTTGGCAGTGGCTCTTTTTAGTTAACGTACCAACAGGGGCTTTAGGAATTTTGATTGGTGCAATGTACTTAAAAAATACAAACAGAGTCCAAGGAATTACCTTCGATAAATGGGGATTTGCTTCAGTAACAGTGGGAGTAGGAGCAATCCTATATGCATTAGGGAGAGTTTCAGCAATAGAGCATCTAATACAACCTCTAAATCTTACATTAATAATTATTGGAATAGTCTCGCTATATCTCTTCGTAAAAATTGAAAACCATCAAGAGCAGCCATTATTAGATTTATCAATTTTTAAAAACAAGGCTTACACATATAGTGTCTGGATTTCAATTTCAACCTCATTAGCGTTATTCGGAGGAATCTTTCTAATACCTTTATTAATTCAACATGTGTACGGGTTAGGGCCGGTAGTCACAGGCCTAGTATTTTTACCAGCGGCGCTTTTCACCGGCATATTTATGACCATTGGAGGCCGACTTCTCGATCGAAAAGGACCATTACTTGTTGTTACTAGTGGTCTAGTCATGATCGCTGTCCCTACAATTGCTTTAGGATTTACAACAATGGAAACCTCTTTAGCTATGATTTTCTTACTCATGGCACTGCGAGGAATTGGTCAAGGCTTCTCAACCATGCCTGCGACAACTGCCGGAATGAATGCCATTCCAGAAAAATTTATTTCTAGAGGATCAGCAATGAACAACGTCTTAAGGCAAATTAGTTCAGCTCTAGGGATCGTCTTTATCTCAATCTATTATGAGGTTCGTAAAGTGCAAGTATTTCCTAATGTCGGGACAATGGAAGAAGCAAGTTTACAAGCGATTAATGAAGGGTTTTTGCTTTTAGGGGTAATCGCCATTCTAACGATACCACTAGGTTTGCTAATAGGCAGAGCTTCTGAAAAACAAGAACGTAA